One genomic region from Anopheles bellator chromosome 2, idAnoBellAS_SP24_06.2, whole genome shotgun sequence encodes:
- the LOC131212402 gene encoding DCN1-like protein 4 isoform X1 encodes MPRGKRRVAIDMRPSEEDQQSTKRQRNSYQSSRRYSKSDDAFTQKRCLTWFREYTTPDDPDTLGPEGMEKFCEDIGVEPENVAMLVLAYKMGAKQMGFFTQSEWVKGLTDLQCDTASKVQCKLDYLRGLLNDPNIFKIIYRYAYDFARDKDQRSMDIETARAMLQLLLGKHWPLYPQFAQFLEQSKYKVINKDQWCNILEFSRTISNDLTNYDVDGAWPVMLDEFVEWLRQLRAQPTIS; translated from the exons ATGCCCAGGGGTAAACGTCGTGTTGCCATAGACATGCGGCCCAGCGAGGAAGACCAACAGTCCACCAAACGGCAACGAAATAGTTATCAAAG CTCACGACGGTACAGCAAATCCGACGATGCATTTACCCAAAAACGGTGTCTCACCTGGTTCCGGGAGTACACGACACCGGATGATCCCGACACTTTAG GTCCGGAAGGGATGGAAAAATTCTGTGAAGACATCGGTGTCGAACCGGAAAACGTGGccatgctggtgctggcgtaCAAGATGGGCGCCAAACAGATGGGATTTTTCACCCAGAGCGAGTGGGTCAAGGGGTTGACCGATCTCCAGTGCGACACGGCGTCCAAAGTGCAATGCAAGCTGGACTATCTGCGAGGTCTTCTGAACGAtccaaatattttcaaaatcaTCTACAGATACGCGTACGACTTTGCGAGG GATAAAGACCAGCGTAGTATGGACATCGAAACGGCCCGGGCGATGCTGCAGCTACTGCTCGGCAAGCACTGGCCACTCTATCCACAGTTCGCTCAATTCCTAGAGCAGTCCAAGTACAAAGTGATCAACAAGGATCAGTGGTGTAATATTCTAGAGTTTTCCCGCACTATCTCCAACGACTTGACAAACTACGACGTCGATGGAGCTT GGCCCGTCATGCTTGATGAGTTCGTAGAATGGCTAAGACAATTGCGAGCACAGCCCACGATTAGCTGA
- the LOC131212402 gene encoding DCN1-like protein 4 isoform X2, with translation MGDGISRRYSKSDDAFTQKRCLTWFREYTTPDDPDTLGPEGMEKFCEDIGVEPENVAMLVLAYKMGAKQMGFFTQSEWVKGLTDLQCDTASKVQCKLDYLRGLLNDPNIFKIIYRYAYDFARDKDQRSMDIETARAMLQLLLGKHWPLYPQFAQFLEQSKYKVINKDQWCNILEFSRTISNDLTNYDVDGAWPVMLDEFVEWLRQLRAQPTIS, from the exons ATGGGTGACGGAAT CTCACGACGGTACAGCAAATCCGACGATGCATTTACCCAAAAACGGTGTCTCACCTGGTTCCGGGAGTACACGACACCGGATGATCCCGACACTTTAG GTCCGGAAGGGATGGAAAAATTCTGTGAAGACATCGGTGTCGAACCGGAAAACGTGGccatgctggtgctggcgtaCAAGATGGGCGCCAAACAGATGGGATTTTTCACCCAGAGCGAGTGGGTCAAGGGGTTGACCGATCTCCAGTGCGACACGGCGTCCAAAGTGCAATGCAAGCTGGACTATCTGCGAGGTCTTCTGAACGAtccaaatattttcaaaatcaTCTACAGATACGCGTACGACTTTGCGAGG GATAAAGACCAGCGTAGTATGGACATCGAAACGGCCCGGGCGATGCTGCAGCTACTGCTCGGCAAGCACTGGCCACTCTATCCACAGTTCGCTCAATTCCTAGAGCAGTCCAAGTACAAAGTGATCAACAAGGATCAGTGGTGTAATATTCTAGAGTTTTCCCGCACTATCTCCAACGACTTGACAAACTACGACGTCGATGGAGCTT GGCCCGTCATGCTTGATGAGTTCGTAGAATGGCTAAGACAATTGCGAGCACAGCCCACGATTAGCTGA